The Raphanus sativus cultivar WK10039 chromosome 2, ASM80110v3, whole genome shotgun sequence genome includes a region encoding these proteins:
- the LOC130503307 gene encoding disease resistance protein RML1A-like yields MTFDVFISFRGTDTRRTFVSHLLLSLFKRQFKTFRCEEEIPRDQPASSQVLEAIKESRIAIVVISKNYTASVSCLDELAMVIECKEKQSLLVVPVLYEVDPSYVLLQAESLGNGDNNLEKVKRWRDALANTVHIYQQDYSRWKDEDDSYSYIIDRVMGNVSRCLRPLVPRRAPSRVDKPAPSKAYSNIKMCRFILLIPIGTVAVGIGVVKAFLGNIAGIFMNRAKRIRSVKPRPAGSFVDVQKDKYLTGNDVSPFVLSNDSGCFVGMDRHTEAVKAMLELQIKVGVGVGGIGICGVDGVGKSTLARCVYEHISPLFQDHHYFINDRKKNFSPCLLEEITRALLFLTSSDSVSESLCEVVKAKLGHRKVLLIVDEVRGINQLRNIWKFFGLFGPGSRLILVTTKYKDLLVQCGVKRIYEVESMRFDEALRLFSLFAFKQEHVPRGFYQLSVRAVLITCCIPLALKVFGSFLRGKCINEWELELCRLEASQPTCVARVSSYIANAFSL; encoded by the exons ATGACGTTTGATGTTTTCATCAGTTTTAGAGGAACCGACACTCGAAGAACTTTTGTGAGCCATCTTTTGCTTTCTTTGTTTAAACGGCAGTTCAAAACTTTCAGATGTGAAGAAGAGATTCCTCGTGACCAGCCAGCTTCCTCTCAAGTGCTTGAGGCAATTAAAGAGTCCAGAATTGCGATTGTGGTCATATCGAAGAACTACACTGCTTCAGTCTCGTGCTTAGACGAACTTGCGATGGTAATTGAGTGTAAGGAGAAACAGTCGTTGTTGGTTGTACCTGTCTTATACGAAGTGGATCCTTCGTATGTTTTACTACAAGCAGAAAGCCTAGGCAATGGAGATAACAACTTGGAGAAGGTGAAGAGATGGAGGGATGCACTAGCAAATACGGTTCATATTTACCAGCAAGATTACTCGCGTTG GAAAGATGAAGACGACTCGTACTCGTACATTATCGACAGAGTTATGGGTAACGTTTCTCGCTGTTTGAGACCATTAGTTCCTAGGCGAGCCCCAAGCAGAGTTGATAAGCCTGCACCAAGCAAAGCGTATTCTAATATAAAAATGTGTAGATTTATCCTGTTAATTCCCATTGGAACTGTCGCCGTGGGGATCGGAGTTGTTAAAGCTTTTCTCGGGAATATAGCTGGAATATTCATGAATAGAGCAAAGCGTATTAGGAGTGTCAAACCTAGGCCAGCAGGAAGCTTCGTGGACGTGCAGAAAGACAAGTATCTAACTGGAAATGATGTGTCCCCATTTGTTCTGTCTAACGATTCCGGTTGCTTTGTCGGGATGGATCGTCACACGGAAGCGGTTAAGGCAATGCTGGAGTTGCAAATAAAAGTTGGAGTTGGAGTTGGAGGAATCGGCATTTGTGGTGTAGATGGAGTTGGCAAATCCACACTCGCTAGATGCGTTTATGAACATATCTCACCACTGTTTCAAGATCACCACTACTTCATCAATGATAGAAAAAAGAACTTTTCGCCATGTTTACTGGAGGAAATAACAAGAGCTCTTCTGTTTCTAACATCGTCAGACTCAGTCTCCGAGAGCCTCTGTGAAGTTGTGAAGGCAAAGCTCGGACACCGAAAGGTTTTGCTTATCGTTGATGAGGTGCGTGGCATTAACCAGCTGAGAAACATATGGAAGTTTTTCGGACTGTTTGGTCCGGGGAGCAGACTGATCTTAGTCACCACCAAATACAAGGATTTGCTAGTCCAGTGTGGAGTCAAACGCATCTACGAAGTTGAGTCAATGAGATTTGATGAAGCTCTTCGACTCTTTTCCCTATTTGCATTCAAGCAGGAACACGTTCCTAGAGGTTTCTACCAGCTCTCTGTTCGTGCTGTCTTAATAACATGTTGCATTCCCCTGGCCCTAAAGGTTTTCGGTTCCTTCTTACGCGGGAAATGCATCAATGAATGGGAGTTAGAGCTGTGTAGACTCGAAGCATCACAACCTACCTGTGTCGCAAGAGTTTCCAGCTACATTGCAAATGCGTTTTCTTTATGA